A stretch of Podospora bellae-mahoneyi strain CBS 112042 chromosome 5, whole genome shotgun sequence DNA encodes these proteins:
- a CDS encoding hypothetical protein (EggNog:ENOG503P4CN; COG:S), with translation MSKHLSQDEFFTALTALFTTQKQSQKGTILLTQKRYSYDESAKETLSEQEHEETLATTPLPQAPILIRASNSKSKEARNEGKKVKLSTIVQPDDLDSFYARYADVCKAGMSGLKPRDRTKRKAKEKARRKMKTQA, from the exons atgAGCAAACACCTATCCCAAGACGAG TTCTTCACCGCCCTCACAGCCCTCTTCACAACCCAAAAACAATCCCAAAAGggcaccatcctcctcacccaaaaACGCT ACTCCTACGACGAATCAGCAAAAGAAACCCTATCAGAACAAGAACATGAAGAAaccctcgccaccacccccctcccccaagcccCAATCCTAATCCGCGCCTCCAACTCCAAGTCAAAAGAGGCCCGCAACGAGGGCAAAAAAGTCAAGCTCTCCACCATCGTCCAGCCCGACGACCTCGACTCCTTCTACGCCCGGTACGCCGACGTCTGCAAGGCGGGCATGAGCGGGCTCAAGCCGAGGGACAGGACCAAgcgcaaggccaaggagaaggcgaggaggaagatgaagactcAGGCGTAG
- the SGD1 gene encoding suppressor of glycerol defect (COG:T; BUSCO:EOG09261I1G; EggNog:ENOG503NXJN): MAPRGQGTIKRPALPPHLLKELGASDNHKRRDNRTTVTSRKEQRKAERQGKRTGRSDVIRNCQAPVPQRNQPSSSKSQPPKKSPAAPAKAEPKSALKKNKRPEPDSDEEDEDDFGGFDDEDDELSDGILNEDSDEDMGDDGEDHDDEDSQENDEDEDEEEDEEDEDTPPPTNKKLSKTLKDKFAEDDAEIAALEKKLGMKGKKKLPQSFIDDGLGELLGELDGNLEDGGSDKRKRKAEADEWLAQKRRKAEAAAAASTQKKRAQPDSDESEDGDSDEDMDDMDEDMDDFGCEGDGLDGEEDEEGSDEGEEDGFNDFGSEDEDMEEPPAKKVRENPYVAPTTGQTAKYVPPSLRKATGSESELEARVRRQTQGLVNRITEANLLTILGEIEKLYRDNARQHVTSALVDLLLIQVCDPTSLPDTLLILSAGFASAAYKVFGTDFGAQLIQEVVERYDRYYEEAQEAALGGPDVPKQTSNLTTFVSQLYNFQLIGPGLIFDYIRTLLDNLSELNAELLLRIVRMCGTTLRTDDPMALKDIVTLIPGAVAKHGEKNLTVRTKFMIETITDLKNNKLKAGAGASAIVSEHTAKMKKTLGQLKARKLKATEPLRIGLQDIRDADKTGKWWLVGASWAGKSKDKKDAKEKPATEEREDDDSDDESIVLDDFEEGPDLLELAREQGMNTEVRRSIFVTILSALDVQDAYIRILKLRLNKERQREIATVITKCVGAEKHYNPYYTLIARKVCENMREVKWSFQTCLWKMFGRMGETGFVEEDEELEEEELEEEFSTQRLINTAKMVGSLIASGHMSLIAIRRLNLAYLQKRTRNWMEIMLNTLLLECQTGEKPGEEVITKVFAAVNTAPEFAIQLQHFLKKVTRKTDLTASKKETKLVREGCKMAEAALQAVVAAEELL; the protein is encoded by the coding sequence ATGGCTCCTCGTGGACAGGGCACCATTAAGCGGCCAGCGCTGCCGCCGCATCTTCTCAAGGAACTGGGCGCATCAGATAACCATAAACGACGAGACAATCGCACGACAGTTACGTCGAGAAAGGAGCAGCGCAAGGCGGAGCGACAGGGCAAAAGGACTGGAAGATCAGATGTGATTCGGAATTGCCAAGCGCCCGTGCCTCAGCGAAAtcagccatcatcgtcaaaaTCTCAACCCCCGAAGAAGTCTCCCGCGGCGCCTGCGAAAGCCGAACCGAAATCCGCACTGAAGAAGAATAAAAGGCCTGAGCCAGActctgacgaggaggatgaagatgacttTGGGGGTttcgatgatgaagacgatgagcTGTCAGATGGCATCCTAAATGAGGACTCGGACGAGGACATGGGTGATGACGGGGAGgaccacgacgacgaagatTCGCAAGAGaacgatgaagatgaagatgaggaggaggacgaggaggacgaagataccccaccaccaacaaataAGAAGCTCTCCAAGACACTGAAGGATAAATtcgccgaggatgatgccgagATTGCAGCTTTGGAAAAGAAACTAGGGatgaagggcaagaagaagctaCCACAGTCATTCATCGATGACGGTCTGGGTGAACTTTTGGGAGAGTTGGATGGAAATCTGGAAGATGGGGGCTCAGACAAGCGGAAGCGCAAGGCCGAGGCAGATGAGTGGCTGGctcagaagaggaggaaggcggaggctgctgccgctgcatCGACGCAGAAAAAGCGAGCACAACCAGACTCTGACGAGAGCGAGGATGGGGATAGCGACGAGGACATGGATGATATGGATGAGGATATGGATGATTTCGGTTGTGAAGGAGATGGTTTGGacggtgaagaagacgaagaaggaagcgatgagggtgaggaggacggATTCAATGACTTTGGAtcagaggatgaggatatgGAAGAACCACCAGCAAAAAAGGTCCGCGAAAACCCCTATGTTGCTCCAACAACAGGGCAGACGGCAAAATATGTCCCTCCATCACTACGCAAAGCCACAGGTTCGGAATCAGAGCTGGAGGCCCGAGTTCGTCGGCAGACACAAGGCCTTGTCAACAGGATTACTGAAGCGAACCTTTTAACCATTCTCGGCGAAATTGAGAAGCTTTACAGAGACAACGCTCGACAGCACGTCACATCCGCCCTCGTTGATTTACTCCTTATTCAGGTGTGCGATCCCACAAGCTTGCCAGACACACTCCTTATTCTCTCGGCCGGCTTTGCCTCTGCAGCCTACAAGGTGTTTGGAACGGACTTTGGAGCGCAATTGATCCAGGAGGTGGTAGAGCGCTACGACAGATACTACGAGGAAGCTCAGGAGGCCGCACTTGGTGGGCCAGATGTACCGAAGCAAACATCAAACCTGACAACATTCGTCTCACAGCTGTACAACTTCCAGCTGATCGGCCCAGGCTTGATATTCGACTACATTCGTACCCTTCTGGATAACCTTTCTGAGCTGAATGCTGAACTACTGCTTCGAATTGTGCGGATGTGTGGTACTACCCTCCGCACGGACGACCCAATGGCTCTCAAAGACATTGTCACGTTGATTCCAGGAGCCGTGGCGAAGCATGGCGAAAAGAACCTGACCGTTAGGACCAAGTTCATGATTGAGACCATCACAGATCTCAAAAAtaacaagctcaaggctggAGCCGGTGCGTCAGCTATTGTTTCGGAGCATACcgccaagatgaagaagacacTGGGTCAGCTCAAGGCAAGGAAACTGAAGGCGACGGAACCATTGCGCATCGGGCTGCAAGATATCCGAGACGCTGACAAGACTGGAAaatggtggttggttggtgccAGCTGGGCAGGCAAATCCAAGGATAAGAAGGATGCCAAAGAAAAGCCAGCCACTGAAGAGCGAGAAGATGACGACAGTGACGATGAAAGCATCGTGCTAGATGACTTTGAAGAAGGTCCCGATCTTTTGGAACTGGCCAGAGAGCAAGGCATGAACACTGAGGTCCGGCGGTCCATCTTTGTCACCATCTTGTCAGCTCTCGACGTCCAAGACGCCTATATCAGGATTCTCAAACTCCGCCTCAACAAGGAACGCCAAAGGGAGATCGCGACTGTGATCACCAAATGCGTTGGCGCTGAGAAGCACTACAACCCTTACTACACTCTCATCGCCAGAAAGGTTTGTGAGAACATGCGTGAGGTGAAGTGGTCATTCCAGACTTGCCTCTGGAAGATGTTTGGCAGGATGGGTGAAACTGGCTTtgtggaagaggacgaggagctggaagaggaagagctcgaggAAGAGTTCAGCACCCAAAGGTTGATCAACACGGCCAAGATGGTGGGCTCATTGATTGCGAGTGGGCATATGAGCTTGATCGCCATTAGGCGGCTGAATCTCGCCTATCTGCAAAAAAGGACACGAAACTGGATGGAGATCATGCTCAacacgctgctgctggagtgCCAGACAGGTGAGAAGCCTGGGGAAGAGGTTATCACGAAGGTGTTTGCGGCTGTCAACACTGCCCCTGAATTTGCTATTCAGTTGCAGCACTTTTTGAAGAAGGTCACAAGAAAGACGGATCTGACTGCAAGCAAAAAGGAGACAAAGCTGGTGAGGGAAGGGTGCAAGATGGCAGAGGCGGCACTACAAGCCGTCGTAGCAGCCGAAGAGTTGTTGTAA
- the LPD1 gene encoding dihydrolipoamide dehydrogenase precursor (EggNog:ENOG503NXXS; COG:C), whose protein sequence is MLSQRLLLGRTAVRTALKPSGSPIALASRWSRTYASQSEEKDLVIIGGGVAGYVAAIKAGQEGMKVACIEKRGTLGGTCLNVGCIPSKSLLNNSHLYHQILHDTKHRGIEVGDVKLNLQQLMKAKETSVTGLTKGVEFLLKKNGVEYIKGTGSFQDEHTVKVELNDGGETSVTGKNILIATGSEVTPFPGLTIDEQTVISSTGAIALEKVPEKLVVIGGGIIGLEMASVWSRLGSKVTVVEYLDQIGGPGMDTEVAKGIQKILKKQGITFKTGTKVLSGEKTGDEVKVQTEAAKGGKEETLDADVVLVAIGRRPYTGGLGLENIGLELDERGRVIIDAEYRTKIPHIRCVGDATFGPMLAHKAEEEAVAVVEYIKKGYGHVNYGCIPSVMYTFPEVAWVGQSEQDLKKADIPYRVGTFPFSANSRAKTNLDTEGFVKILADPETDRLLGIHIIGPNAGEMIAEGTLALEYGASSEDIARTCHAHPTLSEAFKEAAMATHAKAIHF, encoded by the exons ATGCTGTCACAGAGATTACTACTCGGCCGGACCGCCGTCAGGACCGCCCTCAAGCCATCAGG CTCCCCAATTGCCCTTGCGAGCAGATGGTCCAGGACTTATGCTTCCCAGTCTG aggagaaggatcttgtcatcatcggtggtggtgttgctggctatgttgccgccatcaaggccGGCCAGGAGGGCATGAAG GTCGCATGCATCGAGAAGCGCGGAACACTCGGCGGAACCTGCCTCAACGTCGGATGCATCCCATCAAAATCGCTCCTTAACAACTCACATCTGTACCACCAGATCCTCCACGACACAAAACACCGTGGTATCGAGGTCGGTGATGTCAagctcaacctccaacagctcatgaaggccaaggagacaTCCGTCACTGGTCTCACCAAGGGTGTCGAGTTCCTGCTCAAGAAGAACGGTGTCGAGTATATCAAGGGTACCGGCAGCTTCCAGGATGAGCACACCGTCAAGGTCGAGCTCAACGACGGCGGCGAGACCAGCGTCACCGGCAAGaacatcctcatcgccaccgGTTCCGAGGTtacccccttccccggccTCACGATTGACGAGCAGACCGTCATCAGCAGCACTGGCGCCATTGCCCTCGAGAAGGTCCCCGAGAAGCTCGTCgtcattggtggtggtatcaTTGGTCTCGAGATGGCCTCCGTCTGGTCTCGCCTGGGCTCCAAGGTCACCGTTGTCGAGTACCTCGACCAGATCGGCGGTCCCGGCATGGACACCGAGGTTGCCAAGGGCATCCAGAAGATCCTGAAGAAGCAGGGCATCACCTTCAAGACCGGTACCAAGGTCCTTTCCGGGGAGAAGACTGGTGATGAGGTCAAGGTTCAGaccgaggctgccaagggtggcaaggaggagacg CTCGATGCTGACGTCGTCCTTGTTGCTATTGGTCGTCGCCCCTATACCGGcggtcttggccttgagaACATTGGCCTCGAGCTCGATGAGCGCGGCCGTGTCATTATCGACGCCGAGTACCGCACCAAGATCCCCCACATTCGCTGCGTCGGTGACGCCACCTTCGGCCCCATGCTTGCGcacaaggctgaggaggaggctgttgctgttgtcgaaTACATCAAGAAGGGCTACGGCCACGTCAACTACGGCTGCATTCCCTCCGTCATGTATACCTTCCCCGAGGTTGCGTGGGTTGGTCAGTCTGAGCAGGACCTCAAGAAGGCCGACATCCCTTACCGCGTCGGCACTTTCCCCTTCAGCGCCAACTCCCGTGCCAAGACCAACCTCGACACTGAGGGGTTCGTCAAGATTCTCGCCGACCCTGAGACCGACCGCCTTCTCGGCATCCACATTATCGGCCCCAACGCTGGTGAGATGATTGCTGAGGGCACTCTTGCGCTCGAGTATGGTGCTTCCAGCGAGGATATTGCGCGCACTTGCCATGCCCACCCTACTCTTTCTGAGGCCTTCAAAGAGGCTGCCATGGCCACCCACGCCAAGGCCATTCATTTCTAA